A region from the Bacillus sp. Marseille-P3661 genome encodes:
- a CDS encoding YphA family membrane protein has product MEGIVFYWFSWIAWVFSTFFMKKGKKRLILSAAILLFIIGSNHIVRISSISINLTFLLLILFTLSVVSINVRGWTLIYFLISSLIITMGYVGFHLFELFDPVWLLFDRNLMLSVAMVYLTLMLLKDSSHRMMVMIIGVCNGELLYTYILSRFSFPHEIGSFQFLDVMAIMTLLVMFWSILEKVTMIWETHFQARTKGKAG; this is encoded by the coding sequence ATGGAAGGGATTGTTTTTTATTGGTTTTCTTGGATTGCCTGGGTCTTTTCAACTTTCTTTATGAAAAAAGGGAAAAAAAGACTAATATTAAGTGCTGCAATTTTGCTTTTTATTATTGGCAGTAATCATATAGTGCGGATATCAAGTATTTCTATAAATTTAACCTTCTTATTATTAATTCTTTTTACATTGAGTGTAGTATCAATAAACGTAAGAGGTTGGACTTTAATTTATTTCTTAATTAGCTCTTTAATTATAACAATGGGTTATGTAGGCTTTCACTTGTTTGAATTATTTGATCCTGTATGGTTATTATTTGATCGAAATCTCATGCTTTCTGTTGCAATGGTTTATTTGACTTTAATGCTACTAAAAGACAGTTCGCATCGTATGATGGTTATGATTATTGGGGTTTGTAATGGCGAACTTCTTTACACCTATATTCTAAGTAGATTTTCATTTCCACACGAAATTGGTTCATTTCAATTTTTAGATGTTATGGCAATTATGACATTATTAGTTATGTTTTGGAGCATACTAGAAAAAGTTACCATGATATGGGAAACACATTTCCAGGCAAGGACGAAAGGAAAGGCAGGTTGA
- a CDS encoding IS1182 family transposase has product MFNTRKNTQNEVEFVSIEDLVPEDHLLRKIDKYIDFSFIPERVRPYYCEDNGRPSLDPLILFKMMFIGYIYGIRSERQLEREIQMNIAYRWFLGLKLTDPVPHHSTISWNRRMRFKDTDIFQEIFDESVMQAINHKMVGGRVLFTDSTHVKANANKHKFIKEEVEVETREYVEELNKAIEEDRVKHGKKPLKEKEEVNETKEIRKSTTDPDCGFMSRDNKQEMFCYLDHRTTDIKYNIITDAFVTPGNVHDSVPYLKRLDRQISRFDFNVEAVALDSGYLTNPICKGLFDREIFGVIAHRRYQPTRGLFQKWKFTYDADTDVYVCPNGEQLNYRTTTREGYREYKSDSKKCTNCPLLQQCTRSKNKQKVVTRHVWEEHKEKVRLNRLSSGGKILYKYRKETVERSFADSKELHGLRYCRLRGIKNASEQVLLTAACQNMKKIANHLAKLG; this is encoded by the coding sequence ATGTTTAACACTAGAAAAAATACTCAAAACGAAGTTGAATTTGTATCTATTGAAGACCTTGTCCCTGAAGATCATCTATTAAGAAAAATCGATAAGTACATAGACTTTTCATTTATTCCAGAAAGAGTTCGACCGTACTATTGCGAAGATAATGGACGTCCTTCGTTGGATCCACTTATTTTATTTAAGATGATGTTTATTGGTTATATTTACGGTATCCGTTCAGAAAGACAACTTGAACGTGAAATACAAATGAACATTGCTTACCGCTGGTTTCTTGGTCTTAAATTAACTGATCCAGTGCCACACCACTCCACTATAAGTTGGAACCGTCGAATGCGTTTTAAAGATACTGACATTTTTCAAGAGATCTTTGATGAAAGTGTTATGCAAGCCATTAATCACAAAATGGTTGGTGGGAGAGTCTTGTTTACTGATTCAACTCATGTAAAGGCAAATGCAAATAAGCATAAATTCATAAAAGAAGAAGTTGAAGTGGAGACACGTGAATATGTAGAGGAATTAAATAAAGCCATTGAGGAAGATCGAGTAAAACATGGAAAAAAGCCTCTAAAGGAAAAAGAGGAGGTGAATGAAACGAAAGAAATCCGGAAGAGTACAACTGATCCGGATTGTGGATTTATGTCACGTGATAATAAGCAAGAAATGTTCTGTTATCTAGACCACCGTACAACCGATATTAAATACAATATTATAACAGATGCCTTTGTAACTCCCGGTAATGTCCATGATTCAGTTCCTTATCTCAAGCGATTAGATCGTCAAATCTCACGATTTGATTTTAACGTAGAAGCGGTGGCACTAGATTCTGGATACTTAACAAATCCAATATGTAAGGGATTATTTGATCGTGAGATCTTTGGTGTAATTGCCCACAGAAGATATCAACCGACAAGAGGACTTTTTCAAAAGTGGAAATTTACATATGATGCGGATACAGATGTATATGTCTGTCCCAATGGTGAACAATTAAATTATCGTACCACAACAAGGGAAGGATATCGTGAATATAAATCCGACTCTAAAAAATGTACAAATTGCCCTCTCCTACAACAATGTACACGGTCAAAAAATAAGCAAAAAGTGGTCACACGACATGTTTGGGAAGAACATAAAGAGAAGGTGAGACTTAACCGATTATCTTCAGGAGGAAAAATTCTTTATAAATATAGAAAAGAAACCGTAGAGCGAAGCTTTGCAGATTCAAAAGAACTGCATGGGCTTCGCTACTGCCGGTTACGAGGAATTAAAAATGCAAGTGAGCAAGTGCTACTTACAGCAGCTTGCCAGAATATGAAAAAGATTGCCAACCATCTAGCGAAACTTGGCTAG
- a CDS encoding YpzI family protein — MGRDRQEKKLRQSGRVESDRDQKLSEKGATALESPEGARERNQ, encoded by the coding sequence ATGGGAAGAGATCGTCAAGAAAAAAAGCTTAGACAATCAGGGCGAGTTGAGTCAGATCGCGATCAAAAACTCTCTGAAAAGGGTGCAACAGCTCTCGAGAGTCCTGAGGGAGCTAGGGAAAGAAATCAATAA
- a CDS encoding YIEGIA family protein, with protein MNEYTYPILMGVVVGTLTRLYMLRTDYRQYPTYLHGKIIHLALGFIAAGLGTVAVPSIMEEDFTAITFLTLAASQFRDVRNMERNTLTELDSYELVPRGSTYIEGIAVAFEGRNYLVIFTSFVTTLAYLTIDWWAGIIAGFICLLLSKKWMSGGRLKDIVDIEHHELHFEGAGLYIDNIYIMNIGLPARQEEILKYGMGFILKPKNFNIRSTIANLGQRQAILHDVSVALGVFRDSGTPALVPLAKRDLDDGRVGVFVLPQEKDLEKAIAVIGQVPVLENAIRMPTESKANEKGRKLE; from the coding sequence GTGAATGAATATACATATCCAATTTTAATGGGGGTTGTAGTTGGTACATTAACAAGACTATATATGTTAAGAACAGATTACCGTCAATATCCAACGTATTTGCATGGGAAAATAATTCATCTTGCGTTAGGTTTTATTGCGGCTGGATTAGGTACAGTTGCTGTACCTTCAATTATGGAGGAAGATTTTACGGCCATCACCTTTTTGACCCTAGCGGCTTCGCAATTTAGGGATGTTCGCAATATGGAGCGCAATACGTTAACCGAACTTGATTCATATGAGTTGGTTCCCCGAGGCAGCACATATATCGAGGGTATTGCTGTAGCGTTTGAAGGACGAAATTATTTGGTGATATTCACCTCTTTTGTAACAACACTTGCATATCTTACAATTGATTGGTGGGCTGGCATAATCGCAGGTTTTATATGTTTATTATTATCAAAAAAGTGGATGTCTGGCGGCAGATTAAAGGATATTGTAGATATTGAGCATCATGAACTTCACTTTGAAGGGGCAGGTTTATATATTGATAATATTTATATTATGAATATTGGCTTACCTGCGCGTCAAGAAGAGATTTTAAAATATGGAATGGGTTTTATTTTAAAACCAAAAAATTTTAATATTAGGTCGACTATTGCGAATTTAGGGCAACGGCAGGCCATTTTACATGATGTTTCCGTGGCTTTGGGGGTATTTAGGGATTCTGGAACACCGGCGTTAGTTCCTCTAGCCAAAAGAGATCTGGATGATGGTCGTGTTGGCGTATTTGTATTACCCCAAGAAAAAGATTTAGAAAAAGCTATAGCTGTTATAGGTCAGGTTCCGGTTCTTGAAAATGCTATTAGAATGCCTACTGAGTCAAAAGCAAATGAAAAGGGGCGTAAGTTAGAATGA
- a CDS encoding capping complex subunit for YIEGIA — MNIEKYILAIVTTNPNKAAGATAIFQCDSTEEMEFYAANLEAILDGIAHRLTDDLYVIVKH, encoded by the coding sequence ATGAATATTGAAAAGTACATATTAGCTATCGTCACGACCAATCCAAACAAAGCAGCCGGAGCAACAGCTATCTTTCAATGCGACTCTACAGAAGAGATGGAATTTTATGCAGCAAATTTAGAAGCAATTCTAGATGGAATTGCCCACCGGCTAACAGATGACTTATATGTCATCGTAAAACATTAA
- the der gene encoding ribosome biogenesis GTPase Der, which translates to MAKPVVAIVGRPNVGKSTIFNRVVGERISIVEDVPGVTRDRIYSSAEWLNKTFNLIDTGGIEIGDEPLLVQMRQQAEIAIDEADVIIFMVNGREGVTAADEEVAKLLFRSKKPIVLAVNKIDNQEMKEQIYEFYSLGFGDPFPISGSHGLGLGDLLDAVIEKFPTKDEEEYDESTIQFCLIGRPNVGKSSLVNAILGEERVIVSDIEGTTRDAIDTKLTREGQDYVIVDTAGMRKRGKVYENLEKYSVLRALKAIERSDVVLVVLDGERGIIEQDKKIAGYAHDAGRAVVIVVNKWDAVEKDEKTMKEFEQTIRDHFQFLDYAPIVFLSAKTKKRIHTLLPMINTASDSHNMRVQTNILNDVIMDAVAMNPTPTDRGTRLKIYYATQVAVKPPTFVIFVNDPELLHFSYARFLENRIREAFEFIGSPIKIIARARK; encoded by the coding sequence ATGGCAAAACCAGTCGTAGCAATAGTCGGTCGCCCGAATGTAGGAAAGTCAACAATTTTTAATCGGGTCGTCGGAGAACGTATTTCAATAGTGGAAGATGTACCAGGTGTAACAAGAGATCGCATATACAGTTCAGCTGAATGGTTGAATAAAACCTTCAATCTAATTGATACAGGCGGTATAGAAATTGGTGATGAGCCGTTGCTTGTACAAATGAGACAGCAGGCAGAAATAGCGATCGATGAGGCAGATGTAATTATTTTTATGGTTAATGGCCGAGAGGGAGTAACCGCAGCTGATGAAGAAGTGGCGAAGTTATTATTCCGCTCTAAAAAACCAATTGTGCTAGCCGTTAATAAAATTGATAACCAAGAAATGAAAGAACAAATCTATGAATTTTATTCTCTTGGTTTTGGAGATCCTTTTCCAATTTCAGGATCACATGGCCTTGGGTTAGGCGATTTATTAGACGCAGTGATCGAAAAGTTTCCTACAAAAGATGAAGAAGAATATGATGAGTCCACCATTCAATTTTGTTTAATTGGTCGACCTAATGTAGGCAAATCTTCTTTAGTTAATGCAATATTAGGTGAGGAAAGAGTCATTGTAAGTGATATTGAGGGTACAACAAGAGATGCTATAGATACGAAACTAACACGTGAAGGACAGGATTATGTAATTGTTGATACAGCAGGAATGAGAAAAAGAGGAAAGGTTTATGAAAACCTTGAAAAATATAGTGTACTCCGGGCGTTAAAAGCGATTGAACGCTCAGATGTAGTACTAGTAGTCTTAGACGGTGAACGAGGTATAATAGAACAGGATAAAAAAATTGCAGGCTATGCACATGATGCAGGACGAGCAGTGGTGATTGTAGTTAATAAATGGGATGCAGTTGAAAAAGATGAAAAAACTATGAAAGAGTTCGAACAAACAATTAGAGATCACTTTCAATTTTTAGATTATGCACCTATAGTATTCCTATCAGCCAAAACAAAAAAACGTATACATACATTGTTACCGATGATTAATACGGCTTCTGACAGTCACAATATGCGAGTACAAACGAATATATTAAACGATGTTATAATGGATGCCGTAGCCATGAATCCAACACCAACTGATAGAGGAACTCGATTGAAAATTTATTATGCTACACAAGTTGCTGTTAAACCGCCAACATTTGTGATATTTGTAAATGATCCTGAACTGCTGCACTTCTCATATGCGCGGTTCTTAGAAAACAGGATACGTGAAGCATTCGAATTTATTGGCTCACCTATAAAGATCATAGCTAGAGCACGAAAATAG